A region from the Medicago truncatula cultivar Jemalong A17 chromosome 6, MtrunA17r5.0-ANR, whole genome shotgun sequence genome encodes:
- the LOC11427581 gene encoding polyprotein of EF-Ts, chloroplastic isoform X2, whose translation MNPIISCSVGNSSVIPGVAYLTRKNNSLTRLNFSRSSLRHGSSTRRFLFPSFVVNGVFPQNKRIYSYRKKSRTFISATETEVSVEVQDSPVADEVSGESPSNEVGTSGDSSPKSDANTGSAKAKRSRRARKSEMPPVKNEDLVPGAAFTGKVKSIQPFGAFVDFGAFTDGLVHISMLSDSFVKDVSSVVSLGQEVTVKVIEVNAETKRISLSMRENTDTGKRNAPNNDEKSGYGRRDSSKSGPRKDMKKTKFVVGQELQGTVKNMTRSGTFISLPEGEEGFLPLAEEDDGGFGKIMGKSSLEIGREVSVRVLRITRGQATLTMKKEGAAAELDIAYAQVGDDVATNPFVLAFRRNKDIAKFLDQREKLQSEVKSSTTEGSIINGAAEKETEAIAESLASEEDLDAVNSIIEEAIQTDIATSNVETDSPVEVADESLIETDSLVEVADQIVAEDEKLSETDNGKEEFVATTEADRDAVEPGPVVTESEITLSAPAPQETPDDNVAAVPENNEIDANLTGQNGDLSPEESLNKDLTEENNQVPSPESPATEEVQEQTPVSAQVEDEAVAIASETNSNLSASDEGSSKATISPALVKQLRDETGAGMMDCKNALSESEGDIIKAQELLRKKGLASADKKATRATAEGRIGSYIHDSRIGVLVEVNCETDFVSRGEIFKELVDDIAMQVAACPQVEYVVTEDVPEEFLKKETEIEMQKEDLASKPEQIRSRIVEGRIRKRLEDLALLEQPYIKNDKVTVKDMVKQTIATIGENMKVTRFVRFNLGEGLEKKSQDFAAEVAAQTSAKAVTTPVTEEPAAAEAKETEPKKSKVVVSASLVKQLREETGAGMMDCKKALAETEGDLEKAQAYLRKKGLSSADKKSGRLAAEGRIGTYIHDARIGVLIEVNCETDFVGRSEKFKELVDDLAMQVAACPQVQFVSIEDIPETIVTKEKELEMQREDLASKPENIREKIVEGRISKRLGELALLEQPFIKDDSVVVKDLVRQSIAAIGENIKVRRFVRFTLGETVQKETAIPA comes from the exons ATGAATCCCATAATATCATGCTCTGTCGGAAATTCTTCGGTTATTCCTGGAGTTGCCTATTTGACAAGAAAGAATAACTCGTTAACTAGACTCAACTTTTCAAGGAGTTCTTTAAGACACGGGTCATCAACTCGGAGATTTCTCTTTCCTTCATTTGTCGTCAATGGAGTTTTTCCTCAGAACAAGCGAATATACTCTTACCGGAAAAAATCTCGAACTTTCATATCAGCCACAGAAACGGAAGTATCCGTGGAGGTACAAGATTCACCTGTTGCCGATGAAGTTTCTGGTGAATCTCCTTCAAATGAAGTTGGAACAAGTGGAGACTCATCTCCTAAGTCCGATGCCAATACCGGTTCTGCGAAAGCCAAACGTTCAAGACGTGCAAGGAAAAGCGAAATGCCTCCTGTAAAGAATGAGGATTTGGTTCCCGGGGCAGCTTTTACGGGGAAAGTAAAATCTATCCAACCGTTTGGTGCGTTTGTTGATTTCGGAGCTTTCACGGACGGACTTGTTCATATTTCAATGTTGAGTGATAGCTTTGTAAAGGATGTCTCAAGTGTTGTGTCTCTAGGACAAGAAGTTACGGTGAAGGTGATTGAAGTGAACGCTGAAACTAAGCGTATATCTCTATCTATGCGTGAAAACACTGATACTGGTAAACGTAATGCACCGAACAATGATGAGAAATCCGGCTATGGGAGGAGGGATTCTTCGAAATCGGGTCCAAGGAAAGATATGAAAAAAACGAAATTTGTTGTAGGTCAGGAGTTGCAGGGTACGGTGAAGAATATGACGAGGAGTGGTACTTTTATATCACTTCCTGAAGGAGAGGAAGGATTTCTACCATTAGCTGAGGAAGATGACGGTGGATTTGGGAAGATAATGGGAAAATCTTCTTTGGAGATTGGTCGAGAAGTTAGCGTACGAGTTTTGCGTATCACAAGAGGACAAGCGACGTTGACTATGAAGAAGGAAGGAGCTGCTGCAGAATTGGACATAGCATATGCACAAGTGGGTGATGACGTCGCAACAAACCCTTTTGTATTGGCTTTTCGTAGAAATAAGGATATTGCTAAATTTTTGGATCAGAGGGAGAAACTTCAGAGTGAAGTTAAATCATCAACTACAGAA GGAAGTATTATAAATGGTGCCGCTGAGAAGGAAACAGAGGCGATTGCTGAAAGTCTGGCTTCAGAAGAAGATTTAGATGCTGTAAATTCAATTATCGAGGAAGCTATTCAGACAGATATTGCAACAAGCAACGTCGAAACTGATTCACCGGTTGAAGTGGCTGATGAAAGTTTAATAGAAACTGACTCACTGGTTGAAGTGGCTGATCAAATTGTTGCGGAAGATGAAAAACTATCAGAAACTGACAATGGAAAGGAAGAATTTGTAGCTACAACCGAGGCAGATAGGGATGCAGTTGAGCCTGGCCCTGTTGTTACAGAATCAGAGATTACGTTAAGTGCACCAGCTCCTCAAGAAACACCAG ATGACAACGTTGCAGCTGTTCCAGAGAACAATGAGATTGATGCTAATTTGACTGGACAAAATGGTGATTTATCCCCCGAGGAAAGCTTGAATAAAG ATTTAACTGAAGAAAACAATCAAGTTCCCTCTCCTGAAAGTCCTGCCACTGAAGAGGTGCAAGAACAAACACCTGTATCAGCACAAGTTGAAGATGAAGCGGTTGCAATTGCATCTGAAACAAACAGCAACTTATCTGCTTCAGATGAAGGCTCGAGTAAAG CAACTATATCACCAGCACTTGTGAAGCAACTTCGGGACGAAACAGGAGCTGGAATGATGGACTGCAAAAATGCTCTTTCTGAAAGTGAAGGTGACATTATCAAAGCACAAGAGCTCCTTAGAAAAAAAGGCTTAGCGAGTGCAGACAAGAAAGCAACCAGAGCAACTGCCGAAGGAAGGATAGGTTCTTACATCCATGACAGCAGGATCGGTGTTTTAGTAGAAGTAAACTGCGAGACAGATTTTGTCTCCCGAGGTGAAATTTTCAAAGAGCTTGTCGATGATATAGCCATGCAAGTGGCTGCGTGCCCCCAAGTAGAGTATGTTGTTACTGAAGACGTTCCCGAGGAGTTCCTGAAGAAAGAAACGGAGATAGAAATGCAAAAAGAAGATCTTGCGTCAAAACCGGAGCAAATAAGATCAAGGATTGTTGAAGGACGGATAAGGAAAAGACTTGAGGATTTAGCGTTGCTTGAGCAGCCCTACATCAAGAATGATAAAGTGACAGTAAAGGATATGGTTAAGCAGACAATTGCAACCATTGGAGAAAATATGAAAGTTACAAGGTTTGTGCGTTTCAACCTCGGAGAAGGTTTGGAAAAGAAAAGCCAGGATTTTGCTGCTGAAGTCGCCGCACAAACTTCAGCAAAAGCGGTAACTACTCCAGTGACAGAGGAGCCTGCTGCCGCAGAAGCCAAGGAGACTGAACCAAA GAAATCCAAAGTAGTAGTCTCGGCCTCTTTGGTCAAGCAACTACGAGAAGAAACTGGTGCAGGGATGATGGACTGTAAGAAAGCTCTTGCTGAAACGGAAGGCGATCTTGAAAAGGCGCAAGCATATCTCAGGAAAAAGGGTCTCTCATCCGCTGATAAGAAATCCGGAAGACTAGCAGCTGAAGGAAGAATCGGTACATACATTCACGATGCACGTATTGGTGTTCTAATTGAAGTGAACTGTGAAACGGACTTTGTTGGCAGAAGTGAGAAATTCAAGGAGTTGGTTGATGATCTTGCAATGCAAGTTGCTGCTTGTCCACAGGTTCAGTTTGTATCTATTGAAGATATTCCCGAAACTATTGTGACGAAGGAAAAAGAACTTGAGATGCAAAGAGAAGACCTTGCTTCAAAACCCGAGAACattagagagaaaattgtcgAGGGAAGAATCTCAAAGAGGTTAGGAGAGCTTGCTCTTCTAGAGCAGCCTTTTATTAAGGATGACAGTGTTGTAGTGAAAGACTTGGTGAGGCAAAGTATAGCTGCTATTGGAGAGAACATTAAAGTGCGGCGTTTTGTTCGGTTCACTCTCGGAGAAACAGTTCAAAAAGAAACAGCCATACCAGCATAG
- the LOC11427581 gene encoding polyprotein of EF-Ts, chloroplastic isoform X1 — protein MNPIISCSVGNSSVIPGVAYLTRKNNSLTRLNFSRSSLRHGSSTRRFLFPSFVVNGVFPQNKRIYSYRKKSRTFISATETEVSVEVQDSPVADEVSGESPSNEVGTSGDSSPKSDANTGSAKAKRSRRARKSEMPPVKNEDLVPGAAFTGKVKSIQPFGAFVDFGAFTDGLVHISMLSDSFVKDVSSVVSLGQEVTVKVIEVNAETKRISLSMRENTDTGKRNAPNNDEKSGYGRRDSSKSGPRKDMKKTKFVVGQELQGTVKNMTRSGTFISLPEGEEGFLPLAEEDDGGFGKIMGKSSLEIGREVSVRVLRITRGQATLTMKKEGAAAELDIAYAQVGDDVATNPFVLAFRRNKDIAKFLDQREKLQSEVKSSTTEIVEDSLVDSSTTVVDAEGNQEGSIINGAAEKETEAIAESLASEEDLDAVNSIIEEAIQTDIATSNVETDSPVEVADESLIETDSLVEVADQIVAEDEKLSETDNGKEEFVATTEADRDAVEPGPVVTESEITLSAPAPQETPDDNVAAVPENNEIDANLTGQNGDLSPEESLNKDLTEENNQVPSPESPATEEVQEQTPVSAQVEDEAVAIASETNSNLSASDEGSSKATISPALVKQLRDETGAGMMDCKNALSESEGDIIKAQELLRKKGLASADKKATRATAEGRIGSYIHDSRIGVLVEVNCETDFVSRGEIFKELVDDIAMQVAACPQVEYVVTEDVPEEFLKKETEIEMQKEDLASKPEQIRSRIVEGRIRKRLEDLALLEQPYIKNDKVTVKDMVKQTIATIGENMKVTRFVRFNLGEGLEKKSQDFAAEVAAQTSAKAVTTPVTEEPAAAEAKETEPKKSKVVVSASLVKQLREETGAGMMDCKKALAETEGDLEKAQAYLRKKGLSSADKKSGRLAAEGRIGTYIHDARIGVLIEVNCETDFVGRSEKFKELVDDLAMQVAACPQVQFVSIEDIPETIVTKEKELEMQREDLASKPENIREKIVEGRISKRLGELALLEQPFIKDDSVVVKDLVRQSIAAIGENIKVRRFVRFTLGETVQKETAIPA, from the exons ATGAATCCCATAATATCATGCTCTGTCGGAAATTCTTCGGTTATTCCTGGAGTTGCCTATTTGACAAGAAAGAATAACTCGTTAACTAGACTCAACTTTTCAAGGAGTTCTTTAAGACACGGGTCATCAACTCGGAGATTTCTCTTTCCTTCATTTGTCGTCAATGGAGTTTTTCCTCAGAACAAGCGAATATACTCTTACCGGAAAAAATCTCGAACTTTCATATCAGCCACAGAAACGGAAGTATCCGTGGAGGTACAAGATTCACCTGTTGCCGATGAAGTTTCTGGTGAATCTCCTTCAAATGAAGTTGGAACAAGTGGAGACTCATCTCCTAAGTCCGATGCCAATACCGGTTCTGCGAAAGCCAAACGTTCAAGACGTGCAAGGAAAAGCGAAATGCCTCCTGTAAAGAATGAGGATTTGGTTCCCGGGGCAGCTTTTACGGGGAAAGTAAAATCTATCCAACCGTTTGGTGCGTTTGTTGATTTCGGAGCTTTCACGGACGGACTTGTTCATATTTCAATGTTGAGTGATAGCTTTGTAAAGGATGTCTCAAGTGTTGTGTCTCTAGGACAAGAAGTTACGGTGAAGGTGATTGAAGTGAACGCTGAAACTAAGCGTATATCTCTATCTATGCGTGAAAACACTGATACTGGTAAACGTAATGCACCGAACAATGATGAGAAATCCGGCTATGGGAGGAGGGATTCTTCGAAATCGGGTCCAAGGAAAGATATGAAAAAAACGAAATTTGTTGTAGGTCAGGAGTTGCAGGGTACGGTGAAGAATATGACGAGGAGTGGTACTTTTATATCACTTCCTGAAGGAGAGGAAGGATTTCTACCATTAGCTGAGGAAGATGACGGTGGATTTGGGAAGATAATGGGAAAATCTTCTTTGGAGATTGGTCGAGAAGTTAGCGTACGAGTTTTGCGTATCACAAGAGGACAAGCGACGTTGACTATGAAGAAGGAAGGAGCTGCTGCAGAATTGGACATAGCATATGCACAAGTGGGTGATGACGTCGCAACAAACCCTTTTGTATTGGCTTTTCGTAGAAATAAGGATATTGCTAAATTTTTGGATCAGAGGGAGAAACTTCAGAGTGAAGTTAAATCATCAACTACAGAAATTGTGGAAGATTCACTGGTCGATTCCTCGACAACTGTTGTGGACGCTGAAGGCAACCAAGAAGGAAGTATTATAAATGGTGCCGCTGAGAAGGAAACAGAGGCGATTGCTGAAAGTCTGGCTTCAGAAGAAGATTTAGATGCTGTAAATTCAATTATCGAGGAAGCTATTCAGACAGATATTGCAACAAGCAACGTCGAAACTGATTCACCGGTTGAAGTGGCTGATGAAAGTTTAATAGAAACTGACTCACTGGTTGAAGTGGCTGATCAAATTGTTGCGGAAGATGAAAAACTATCAGAAACTGACAATGGAAAGGAAGAATTTGTAGCTACAACCGAGGCAGATAGGGATGCAGTTGAGCCTGGCCCTGTTGTTACAGAATCAGAGATTACGTTAAGTGCACCAGCTCCTCAAGAAACACCAG ATGACAACGTTGCAGCTGTTCCAGAGAACAATGAGATTGATGCTAATTTGACTGGACAAAATGGTGATTTATCCCCCGAGGAAAGCTTGAATAAAG ATTTAACTGAAGAAAACAATCAAGTTCCCTCTCCTGAAAGTCCTGCCACTGAAGAGGTGCAAGAACAAACACCTGTATCAGCACAAGTTGAAGATGAAGCGGTTGCAATTGCATCTGAAACAAACAGCAACTTATCTGCTTCAGATGAAGGCTCGAGTAAAG CAACTATATCACCAGCACTTGTGAAGCAACTTCGGGACGAAACAGGAGCTGGAATGATGGACTGCAAAAATGCTCTTTCTGAAAGTGAAGGTGACATTATCAAAGCACAAGAGCTCCTTAGAAAAAAAGGCTTAGCGAGTGCAGACAAGAAAGCAACCAGAGCAACTGCCGAAGGAAGGATAGGTTCTTACATCCATGACAGCAGGATCGGTGTTTTAGTAGAAGTAAACTGCGAGACAGATTTTGTCTCCCGAGGTGAAATTTTCAAAGAGCTTGTCGATGATATAGCCATGCAAGTGGCTGCGTGCCCCCAAGTAGAGTATGTTGTTACTGAAGACGTTCCCGAGGAGTTCCTGAAGAAAGAAACGGAGATAGAAATGCAAAAAGAAGATCTTGCGTCAAAACCGGAGCAAATAAGATCAAGGATTGTTGAAGGACGGATAAGGAAAAGACTTGAGGATTTAGCGTTGCTTGAGCAGCCCTACATCAAGAATGATAAAGTGACAGTAAAGGATATGGTTAAGCAGACAATTGCAACCATTGGAGAAAATATGAAAGTTACAAGGTTTGTGCGTTTCAACCTCGGAGAAGGTTTGGAAAAGAAAAGCCAGGATTTTGCTGCTGAAGTCGCCGCACAAACTTCAGCAAAAGCGGTAACTACTCCAGTGACAGAGGAGCCTGCTGCCGCAGAAGCCAAGGAGACTGAACCAAA GAAATCCAAAGTAGTAGTCTCGGCCTCTTTGGTCAAGCAACTACGAGAAGAAACTGGTGCAGGGATGATGGACTGTAAGAAAGCTCTTGCTGAAACGGAAGGCGATCTTGAAAAGGCGCAAGCATATCTCAGGAAAAAGGGTCTCTCATCCGCTGATAAGAAATCCGGAAGACTAGCAGCTGAAGGAAGAATCGGTACATACATTCACGATGCACGTATTGGTGTTCTAATTGAAGTGAACTGTGAAACGGACTTTGTTGGCAGAAGTGAGAAATTCAAGGAGTTGGTTGATGATCTTGCAATGCAAGTTGCTGCTTGTCCACAGGTTCAGTTTGTATCTATTGAAGATATTCCCGAAACTATTGTGACGAAGGAAAAAGAACTTGAGATGCAAAGAGAAGACCTTGCTTCAAAACCCGAGAACattagagagaaaattgtcgAGGGAAGAATCTCAAAGAGGTTAGGAGAGCTTGCTCTTCTAGAGCAGCCTTTTATTAAGGATGACAGTGTTGTAGTGAAAGACTTGGTGAGGCAAAGTATAGCTGCTATTGGAGAGAACATTAAAGTGCGGCGTTTTGTTCGGTTCACTCTCGGAGAAACAGTTCAAAAAGAAACAGCCATACCAGCATAG